In Phragmites australis chromosome 17, lpPhrAust1.1, whole genome shotgun sequence, the following are encoded in one genomic region:
- the LOC133897105 gene encoding protein TRIGALACTOSYLDIACYLGLYCEROL 3, chloroplastic-like has translation MARSELAGAVPGPTSQVPLSGKPPEKLKISSQRKGIPSTPVIAFPRTHHAAPPSSTMALPSIPTALGHPHPPAGGLLLFQSLGDPTPRSALPFRSGDVPVRRCQTCPGPVLAARSPGLGNVDNLNESSSLSRSWDFSSQIDDDRDVLIECKDVHKSFGDKHVLRGVSFKIRHGEAVGIIGPSGTGKSTILKVMAGLLAPDKGDVIICGRKRHGLVSDEDISGLRIGLVFQSAALFDSLTVRENVGFLLYENSSLPEDRIGKLVTETLAAVGLKGVEDRMPSELSGGMKKRVALARSIIFDDTKEVIEPEVLLYDEPTAGLDPIASTVVEDLIRSVHMIGRDALGKPGKIASYVVVTHQHSTIRRAVDRLLFLHDGKVVWEGMTHEFTTSTNPIVQQFASGSLDGPIQYF, from the exons ATGGCCAGATCTGAGCTGGCGGGAGCAGTCCCTGGCCCCACAAGTCAGGTTCCACTTTCCGGAAAACCCCCTGAGAAATTGAAGATTTCCTCGCAGAGGAAGGGGATTCCATCCACACCGGTCATCGCTTTCCCCCGCACCCACCACGCGGCGCCGCCGAGCTCGACCATGGCGTTGCCGTCCATCCCCACCGCTCTCGGCCACCCGCACCCCCCCGCcggtggcctcctcctcttccaatCGCTCGGGGACCCAACTCCGCGCTCCGCGCTCCCATTCAG GTCAGGAGATGTTCCTGTGAGAAGGTGCCAAACATGCCCTGGGCCTGTTTTGGCGGCAAGGAGTCCTGGTTTGGGCAACGTTGACAATCTGAACGAG AGTTCAAGCTTGTCTAGGAGCTGGGATTTCAGCAGTCAGATTGATGATGACCGTGATGTACTTATAGAATGTAAGGATGTTCATAAATCATTTGGAGATAAACATGTATTGAGAGGCGTCAGCTTCAAG ATTAGACATGGTGAAGCTGTTGGGATAATTGGACCTTCAGGAACTGGCAAGTCGACTATTTTGAAAGTTATGGCTGGGCTGCTAGCTCCAGACAAG GGTGATGTTATCATTTGTGGAAGGAAAAGGCATGGTTTAGTTAGCGATGAAGATATATCGGGTCTCCGCATTGGTTTG GTGTTTCAAAGTGCAGCACTTTTTGATTCTCTCACTGTTCGTGAAAATGTTGGGTTCCTTTT ATATGAAAATTCCAGCTTACCTGAGGATCGTATTGGTAAATTAGTGACAGAAACTTTGGCTGCAGTAGGACTAAAG GGTGTTGAAGATCGTATGCCATCTGAGTTGTCTGGTGGCATGAAAAAGCGTGTTGCTCTAGCTCGCTCAATAATATTCGATGATACAAAGGAGGTAATCGAGCCAGAG GTCCTTTTATACGATGAACCTACAGCTGGACTTGACCCGATTGCATCAACTGTCGTGGAAGACCTTATACGCTCTGTGCATATGATTGGACGGGATGCACTTGGTAAGCCAGGAAAAATAGCTTCTTATGTGGTTGTCACTCATCAACATAGCACAATAAGAAGAGCTGTTGATAG GTTGTTGTTTCTCCATGACGGGAAGGTAGTTTGGGAAGGAATGACACATGAGTTCACAACGTCAACAAATCCAATTGTTCAACAG TTTGCATCTGGTAGCTTGGATGGGCCCATACAATACTTCTAA